A genomic window from Glycine soja cultivar W05 chromosome 10, ASM419377v2, whole genome shotgun sequence includes:
- the LOC114369568 gene encoding uncharacterized protein LOC114369568: MAGNTRFDLIAAKSDELAFKGSFTNGQRGNLMNDTLDRSASFREGNEGQMFISGANMSRGNSTSAGDLASVAQCLMLDPITMGDQKYTRSGELRRVLGISFGNTLEDYAFGTANLKPPPPVAMEELKRFKASVQEASVRARYRSKRLDESLDKLNKCWEAVSIKKQLRNDLVPNERLGGSNFSKMGTQTHRSPSEFVNQRPEDRPKNVILNKRIRTSVAETRAEGLSNSFARQPLAMGKDRDNIKDGSRGCDIVEEKIRRLPAGGETWDRKMKRKRSVGTVVARSIDGEGEQKKVMHLRLANESGSQGSDAQGLRSGYSGSNSKLDGASLPATSNACTTGNNEQEKVSRGSVDGSNKERVVLKGNKLNVRDNNYTGGIHTLTKGKVSRPPRTGALMAGNSSSVPRSSEILDAEEQPSNVNKPHSVSGTINRKRPLPVGSSSSPMAQWVGQRPQKISRTRRANVVSPVLSSDEVHTLLEGCSPSDVSTRMTSATTSGLPISNGAINGGIHPGKMKHESVSSPTKLSESEESGAGENGESKLEKGLESNEVDGRAINNSHNTSSSMLTSKKKKIPNKEEVGDGLRRQGRGSRGSSVLKNGISPMKEKLETPTLMKPIKNMKPASEKNGSKSGRPPLKKSCDRKAINCIGHPSTHNSPDIAVEEDDREELLAAANFASNASYIGCSSSFWKKLEPIFSPVSLEDMSYMKQLVKTTEVDLRRLSQMHGIGSDTLDRLTHTESPLSQSSISRERERIVVNQTGSKEISSMNDMVDQHLDVSILCRQMDSEVNKVVPLYQRVLTALIIDDQYDEETVEDGNMPSLCERDDSSQAACYVQDVENQSSIRMEYEFNFDKVSCNGNATFTSCTNIHDQELSVFQQMNQGSLHPETERLSMLSENGNDESMGMHGISCSSSFSRHFEQMRMEDKLLLELQSVGLYPEPVPDLADGDCEAINQDIIQLQKGLFQQVNKKRECFMKLIKAVEQDREMEQGALEQVAMDKLVELAYKKKLATRGTSAARYGLSKVSRPVALAFMKRTLARCRKFEGTGKSCFLEPLFKDVLFAAPAHDNTGSAVAANLSLTRNSQQESAPSGYFPCREHDVLGNLDHPSDQDFARTGPILNRGKKKELLLDDVGASPSLRSASTPGSSLIGGAKGKRSERDRDKDSSGRNSVSKGGRSSAKGERKTKAKSKPKTAQLSSSGNGSLSKLMVNTNSENQLACGSNEFVSGDGNRKSKVGSVSHNYNANDLSIGTEEPIDITLDSIELGVGNELDGPQDLDSWLLNIEEDGLQDDAFGLDIPMDDLSGLNMLL, encoded by the exons ATGGCAGGAAATACTAGATTTGATTTAATTGCAGCTAAATCAGATGAATTGGCTTTCAAGGGGAGTTTTACAAATGGGCAGAGAGGGAATTTGATGAATGACACTTTGGACAGGTCTGCAAGCTTTCGTGAGGGTAATGAGGGGCAGATGTTTATTTCGGGTGCTAATATGTCGCGGGGGAATTCCACATCAGCAGGGGATTTGGCTTCTGTTGCTCAATGTTTAATGTTAGATCCAATAACCATGGGAGATCAAAAATATACTAGGTCAGGCGAGTTAAGACGAGTCCTGGGGATATCTTTTGGAAATACTCTTGAAGATTATGCTTTTGGAACTGCTAATCTGAAGCCTCCCCCTCCAGTGGCTATGGAGGAACTAAAACGATTCAAAGCAAGTGTACAAGAGGCTTCTGTCAGGGCTAG ATATAGATCAAAAAGGTTGGATGAATCTTTAGACAAATTGAACAAATGTTGGGAGGCTGTAAGCATAAAGAAGCAACTTCGGAATGATTTGGTGCCAAATGAAAGGCTGGGTGGATCAAACTTCTCGAAGATGGGAACTCAGACTCATCGAAGCCCATCAGAGTTTGTGAATCAAAGACCAGAGGACAGACCTAAGAATGTCATTCTGAATAAGCGTATCCGTACATCAGTTGCTGAGACACGG GCCGAAGGACTAAGTAATAGCTTTGCAAGGCAGCCTCTGGCCATGGGAAAGGATAGAGACAACATCAAGGATGGTAGCAGAGGTTGTGATATTGTTGAAGAGAAGATTCGAAGATTACCTGCAGGTGGAGAAACATGggatagaaaaatgaaaagaaaacgtTCCGTGGGTACCGTTGTTGCCAGATCCATTGATGGTGAAGGAGAGCAGAAAAAGGTTATGCATCTAAGGCTAGCTAATGAGTCAGGTTCGCAGGGTTCTGATGCCCAAGGTTTGAG ATCAGGATATTCTGGCAGTAATAGCAAGCTTGATGGTGCTTCCCTGCCTGCCACTTCCAATGCATGTACGACTGGCAATAATGAACAAGAAAAGGTGTCAAGGGGTTCAGTGGATGGATCTAATAAGGAACGGGTTGTGCTTAAAGGAAATAA gcTTAATGTCCGTGACAATAACTATACAGGTGGTATCCATACTTTGACCAAAGGAAAAGTGTCAAGACCACCTCGAACAGGTGCTTTGATGGCTGGAAACTCATCTTCTGTTCCTCGATCTTCTGAAATACTTGATGCTGAGGAACAACCTTCAAATGTCAACAAGCCTCATTCAGTAAGTGGTACTATAAATCGTAAGCGTCCTTTGCCTGTAGGATCATCTTCATCTCCTATGGCCCAATGGGTTGGACAGAGACCCCAAAAAATTTCTCGCACTCGAAGAGCAAATGTGGTATCCCCTGTCCTAAGTTCTGATGAAGTGCATACGTTGTTAGAAGGTTGTTCCCCTTCGGATGTCAGTACCAGAATGACTTCTGCTACAACTAGTGGATTACCTATTTCCAATGGTGCTATCAATGGTGGCATTCACCCAGGTAAAATGAAACATGAAAGCGTTTCATCCCCAACCAAATTATCTGAAAGTGAAGAATCTGGTGCGGGAGAAAATGGTGAAAGTAAATTGGAGAAAGGATTGGAAAGTAATGAAGTTGATGGAAGAGCCATAAATAATTCTCATAATACAAGTTCCTCCATGTTAActtcgaaaaagaaaaaaatacccaACAAGGAAGAGGTTGGAGATGGTCTGCGTAGACAGGGAAGGGGTAGTAGGGGCTCTTCAGTTTTGAAGAATGGCATCTCACCAATGAAAGAGAAGTTAGAGACTCCAACCTTGATGAAgccaattaaaaatatgaagccTGCTTCTGAAAAGAATGGAAG TAAATCAGGGCGTCCTCCTTTGAAGAAATCATGCGATAGGAAAGCTATTAATTGTATTGGTCATCCATCAACTCACAATTCCCCAGATATTGCAG TGGAGGAGGATGATCGTGAGGAACTGTTAGCTGCTGCCAACTTTGCTAGCAATGCCAGCT ATATTGGCTGTTCTAGTTCATTTTGGAAGAAACTGGAACCTATCTTTTCTCCTGTCAGCTTGGAAGACATGTCCTACATGAAGCAACTG GTTAAAACAACAGAGGTTGATCTAAGACGTTTGTCTCAGATGCATGGCATTGGAAGTGATACACTG GATAGACTTACACATACAGAAAGCCCTTTGTCACAAAGTTCTATCtctagagaaagagagagaattgTTGTAAATCAAACTGGTTCCAAGGAGATATCCTCAATGAATGACATGGTTGATCAACATCTGGATGTTAGTATTTTGTGCAGACAAATGGATTCAGAAGTAAACAAAGTTGTGCCGTTGTATCAAAGAGTATTGACAGCTCTGATCATTGATGATCAATATGATGAAGAAACTGTTGAAGATGGAAATATGCCTTCTCTTTGTGAAAGAGATGACTCTTCTCAGGCGGCTTGTTACGTTCAGGATGTTGAGAACCAATCCAGCATCAGGATGGAATATGAATTCAACTTTGACAAGGTTTCTTGTAATGGGAATGCTACCTTTACTAGTTGCACAAACATCCATGATCAAGAACTTAGTGTTTTTCAGCAAATGAATCAGGGATCGTTGCATCCAGAAACTGAGAGGTTATCCATGTTATCTGAAAATGGTAATGACGAGTCAATGGGTATGCATGGAATTTCTTGCTCATCATCTTTCAGTCGCCATTTTGAGCAAATGCGTATGGAGGATAAACTCTTACTGGAGCTACAGAGTGTTGGCCTATATCCAGAACCAGTG CCTGATCTTGCTGATGGAGATTGTGAAGCTATTAATCAAGATATTATTCAATTACAGAAAGGACTCTTCCAACAG gtcaataaaaagagagaatgcTTTATGAAACTTATCAAAGCAGTAGAACAAGACAGAGAAATGGAACAAGG AGCCCTCGAGCAAGTTGCTATGGACAAACTTGTTGAGTTGGCTTATAAGAAAAAGctg GCCACCCGTGGGACTAGTGCTGCAAGATATGGACTTTCAAAGGTCTCAAGGCCAGTTGCTCTGGCTTTTATGAAGAGGACTCTTGCTAGATGCCGCAAATTTGAGGGAACAGGGAAAAGTTGCTTTTTGGAGCCTCTCTTTAAGGACGTCCTATTTGCTGCTCCTGCTCATGACAACACTGGTTCAGCTGTTGCTGCAAATCTCTCACTAACCCGTAATTCTCAGCAAGAATCTGCACCATCAG GTTATTTTCCTTGCAGGGAGCATGATGTGTTGGGAAATTTAGACCATCCCTCCGACCAGGATTTTGCTAGGACTGGACCAATACTAAACAGAGGGAAGAAAAAGGAACTGCTGCTTGATGATGTTGGTGCTAGTCCTTCGCTGAGATCTGCATCAACTCCTGGTAGTTCTTTAATAGGTGGAGCAAAGGGAAAGAGGAGTGAACGAGACAGGGACAAAGACTCTTCTGGAAGAAATTCTGTTTCAAAAGGTGGTCGTTCTTCTGCAAAGGGTGAGCGTAAAACAAAAGCAAAGTCCAAACCAAAAACAGCTCAACTATCTAGTTCTGGAAATGGATCTCTAAGCAAGTTAATGGTAAATACTAACTCGGAGAATCAATTGGCTTGTGGCTCTAATGAGTTTGTTTCCGGTGATGGCAACAGAAAAAGTAAAGTTGGGTCTGTATCTCATAACTATAATGCTAATGATTTGTCCATTGGAACTGAGGAACCCATAGACATCACATTAGACTCCATAGAACTAGGTGTAGGTAATGAACTTGATGGACCTCAAGATCTGGATTCTTGGTTGCTGAACATTGAGGAAGATGGTTTGCAAGATGATGCGTTTGGCCTAGACATACCAATGGATGATCTGTCTGGGTTGAATATGCTTTTATGA